The Nocardioides campestrisoli genome includes a window with the following:
- a CDS encoding M14 family zinc carboxypeptidase, which translates to MTSRRLPALTLAGALALSITGLAIGSPATAKPINSHCGTEAGGNSAGFVNHSQLTSALDKVERTSKGNVEVDVIGRSNEGRAIYSARVGTGDTVMLVQSQIHGNENHGTEALLNMLQQLGGNSPAAQATREGITIVAIPRLNVDGGEHQHRQNDQSWAQTVARFPQLAGAQPAWNYNANVPGFDTNRDFNPDLDYVPQASDFPGDSGSVGWYLTPEAQTVREVYRDLEQEFGTVDYFVDLHNQGPCYLVEGTNRLSTLSISGRFIADPAEHGTWPEFDYDASRRANVAIYDALKDRAGNGSGFGDVTLYPQDTDLPGTALGSFALRGSATVLFETSSQTQSTGLKGNGMLTKQVEIGLQGLIDAIVDGTVNSIDPNTYEAIPNRMPVPRS; encoded by the coding sequence GTGACCTCACGTCGTCTTCCGGCGCTCACCCTCGCCGGGGCACTCGCCCTCAGCATCACCGGCCTCGCCATCGGCTCACCCGCCACGGCCAAGCCGATCAACTCCCACTGCGGCACCGAGGCCGGCGGCAACTCCGCCGGGTTCGTCAACCACTCCCAGCTCACCTCCGCGCTCGACAAGGTCGAGCGCACCAGCAAGGGCAACGTCGAGGTCGACGTCATCGGCCGGAGCAACGAGGGCCGCGCGATCTACTCCGCCCGGGTCGGCACCGGCGACACGGTGATGCTCGTGCAGTCCCAGATCCACGGCAACGAGAACCACGGCACCGAGGCGCTGCTCAACATGCTGCAGCAGCTCGGCGGCAACAGCCCGGCCGCGCAGGCGACCCGTGAGGGCATCACCATCGTCGCGATCCCGCGGCTCAACGTCGACGGTGGGGAGCACCAGCACCGGCAGAACGACCAGAGCTGGGCGCAGACGGTCGCGCGGTTCCCGCAGCTGGCCGGCGCGCAGCCCGCGTGGAACTACAACGCGAACGTCCCCGGCTTCGACACCAACCGCGACTTCAACCCCGACCTCGACTACGTGCCCCAGGCCTCGGACTTCCCCGGAGACAGCGGGTCGGTCGGCTGGTACCTGACCCCGGAGGCGCAGACCGTGCGTGAGGTCTACCGCGACCTGGAGCAGGAGTTCGGCACCGTCGACTACTTCGTCGACCTGCACAACCAGGGTCCGTGCTACCTCGTCGAGGGCACGAACCGGCTCTCCACCCTGTCGATCTCCGGGCGCTTCATCGCCGACCCCGCCGAGCACGGCACCTGGCCCGAGTTCGACTACGACGCGTCGCGCCGCGCGAACGTCGCGATCTACGACGCCCTGAAGGACCGCGCCGGCAACGGCTCGGGCTTCGGTGACGTCACCCTCTACCCGCAGGACACCGACCTGCCCGGCACCGCGCTCGGCTCGTTCGCCCTGCGCGGCAGCGCCACCGTGCTCTTCGAGACCAGCTCGCAGACGCAGTCCACCGGCCTCAAGGGCAACGGGATGCTCACCAAGCAGGTCGAGATCGGGCTCCAGGGCCTCATCGACGCGATCGTCGACGGGACCGTGAACTCGATCGACCCGAACACGTACGAGGCGATCCCGAACCGGATGCCGGTGCCGCGCAGCTGA
- a CDS encoding helix-turn-helix domain-containing protein, which produces MSEPVTDQDVLRGVGPRLRQLRLEREATLGDLAEETGISVSTLSRLESGQRKPTLELLLPLARAHQVALDELVDAPETGDPRVRSKPITRHGRTFISLTKRPGGLQSFKLVLPVDDVPNPELQTHEGYEWIYVLSGRLRLVLGTRDLVLEAGEVAEFDTRTPHWLGNPGPTPAEALAIFGPQGERMHVRS; this is translated from the coding sequence ATGAGCGAACCCGTCACCGACCAGGACGTCCTCCGCGGCGTGGGCCCGCGGCTGCGCCAGCTGCGGCTCGAACGGGAGGCGACGCTCGGCGACCTCGCCGAGGAGACGGGCATCTCGGTGAGCACCCTCTCGCGCCTGGAGTCCGGGCAGCGCAAGCCGACATTGGAGCTCCTGCTGCCGCTGGCCCGGGCCCACCAGGTCGCCCTCGACGAGCTGGTCGACGCCCCGGAGACCGGCGACCCACGCGTCCGCTCCAAGCCGATCACCCGGCACGGCCGCACCTTCATCTCCCTGACCAAGCGGCCCGGGGGGCTGCAGTCGTTCAAGCTGGTCCTGCCCGTCGACGACGTGCCCAACCCGGAGCTCCAGACCCACGAGGGCTACGAGTGGATCTACGTGCTCAGCGGGCGTCTCCGCCTCGTGCTCGGCACCCGGGACCTGGTCCTGGAGGCGGGGGAGGTGGCGGAGTTCGACACCCGCACGCCGCACTGGCTCGGCAACCCGGGACCGACGCCGGCGGAGGCGCTGGCGATCTTCGGTCCGCAGGGGGAGCGGATGCACGTGCGGTCGTGA
- a CDS encoding bifunctional NAD(P)/FAD-dependent oxidoreductase/class I SAM-dependent methyltransferase: MSENYDVVVVGGGVAGLSGAMALGRSRRRVLVIDGGEPRNAPSAHAHNYLGREGVAPLDLLADGRAEVAAYGVEVVADRVTGVTGSADEFTVTSEGGRAVTARRVLVTGGMVDELPEVPGLAERWGIDVLHCPYCHGWEVRDQAIAVLATSSLAAHHGLLFRQLSEDVVMVVADGVELPDADVEKLEAIGVRLLHGTPREVVVEDGRLVGLRLADGSVLERQAVVVASKPQVRADFLKPVGLTPEPFEMGGVVMGSVLRVDPTGATGVPGVYAAGNATDISMTLMASAAHGNRVGAFVNAELAAADAERAVLQAREHRFERPAWEERYSGDRVWSGRVNPQLAAEAASLTPGRALDIGCGEGGDAVWLAQQGWAVTAVDFAEAALAKTAEHAADAGVGERVETRQVDVRTWEPGDERWDLVSSQFMHLPDGGMVEVTRRLGSAVAPGGTLLVVGHHPDDHATGVRHGHRSFLFTPESLLPALEPDAWEVQVCEARDRTQANPQTGEEMQVRDSVLRARRL, translated from the coding sequence ATGAGCGAGAACTATGACGTGGTGGTGGTCGGCGGCGGCGTGGCCGGGCTGAGCGGGGCGATGGCGCTGGGGCGTTCGCGGCGCCGGGTGCTGGTGATCGACGGCGGCGAGCCGCGCAACGCGCCGTCGGCGCACGCGCACAACTACCTGGGCCGCGAGGGCGTCGCGCCGCTCGACCTGCTGGCGGACGGACGCGCCGAGGTGGCGGCGTACGGCGTGGAGGTCGTCGCCGACCGGGTGACGGGCGTGACCGGGTCGGCCGACGAGTTCACCGTGACCAGCGAGGGCGGGCGCGCGGTGACCGCCCGGCGGGTGCTGGTCACCGGCGGCATGGTCGACGAGCTGCCGGAGGTCCCCGGGCTGGCCGAGCGCTGGGGCATCGACGTGCTGCACTGCCCCTACTGCCACGGGTGGGAGGTGCGCGACCAGGCGATCGCAGTACTGGCGACGAGCTCGCTCGCGGCGCACCACGGGCTGCTGTTCCGTCAGCTCTCCGAGGACGTGGTGATGGTCGTGGCGGACGGCGTGGAGCTGCCCGACGCGGACGTGGAGAAGCTGGAGGCGATCGGCGTACGGCTGCTGCACGGCACGCCGCGCGAGGTCGTGGTCGAGGACGGCCGGCTGGTCGGCCTGCGGCTGGCCGACGGGTCCGTGCTGGAGCGGCAGGCGGTCGTGGTCGCCTCGAAGCCGCAGGTCCGCGCCGACTTCCTGAAGCCGGTGGGGCTGACCCCGGAGCCGTTCGAGATGGGCGGGGTGGTGATGGGGTCGGTGCTGAGGGTCGACCCGACGGGGGCCACCGGCGTCCCGGGCGTGTACGCCGCGGGCAACGCCACCGACATCAGCATGACCCTGATGGCCTCGGCCGCCCACGGCAACCGGGTGGGCGCGTTCGTCAACGCCGAGCTGGCGGCGGCCGACGCCGAGCGGGCCGTGTTGCAGGCACGGGAGCACCGGTTCGAGCGCCCGGCGTGGGAGGAGCGCTACTCCGGGGACCGGGTGTGGAGCGGGCGGGTCAACCCGCAGCTGGCGGCCGAGGCGGCGTCGCTGACGCCCGGCCGGGCGCTGGACATCGGGTGCGGCGAGGGCGGCGACGCCGTCTGGCTGGCCCAGCAGGGCTGGGCGGTCACCGCGGTGGACTTCGCCGAGGCCGCACTGGCGAAGACCGCCGAGCACGCCGCTGACGCCGGCGTCGGCGAGCGGGTCGAGACCCGGCAGGTCGACGTACGGACCTGGGAGCCGGGCGACGAGCGCTGGGACCTGGTCAGCTCCCAGTTCATGCACCTGCCCGACGGCGGGATGGTGGAGGTGACCCGGCGGCTCGGGTCGGCCGTCGCGCCGGGTGGCACCCTGCTGGTCGTCGGGCACCACCCGGACGACCACGCGACCGGGGTGCGGCACGGGCACCGCTCGTTCCTCTTCACCCCCGAGTCGCTTCTGCCCGCGCTGGAGCCGGACGCTTGGGAGGTGCAGGTGTGCGAGGCGCGCGACCGCACCCAGGCCAACCCGCAGACGGGTGAGGAGATGCAGGTGCGGGACTCCGTGCTGCGGGCGCGACGACTCTAG
- a CDS encoding endo alpha-1,4 polygalactosaminidase: MKSSGVAFLARMAVAWPLAVAVLLTGVTVPASSEVLLPPADAPWDYQIGGARPVPDGVQVVVRDRREAPAGAYPVCYVNGFQTQPGERATWKRRPGLVLRDDRGRPVVDSGWGEQLLDLRTHAKRTRLARLVESWMAGCARRGFVAVELDNLDSWTRSQGLMRRQHAAAYARLLTAGAHAQGLAVAQKNTASLLGQDLGFDFAVVEDCARWDECRRFADAFDGRAFLVEYRTRRFERACRQVGDVVSVLLRDRQVTPGGPFRTC; encoded by the coding sequence ATGAAGTCCTCGGGCGTCGCCTTCCTGGCGAGGATGGCGGTGGCGTGGCCGCTGGCCGTGGCTGTCCTCCTCACCGGCGTGACCGTGCCGGCGTCGAGCGAGGTGCTGCTGCCTCCGGCCGACGCGCCGTGGGACTACCAGATCGGCGGCGCCCGGCCCGTGCCCGACGGCGTGCAGGTGGTCGTGCGCGACCGGCGTGAGGCCCCGGCCGGGGCCTATCCGGTCTGCTACGTGAACGGCTTCCAGACCCAGCCGGGGGAGCGTGCGACCTGGAAGAGGCGTCCCGGCCTCGTCCTGCGCGACGACCGGGGCCGGCCCGTGGTCGACTCCGGCTGGGGGGAGCAGCTCCTGGACCTGCGCACCCACGCCAAGCGGACCCGCCTAGCGCGGCTGGTGGAGTCGTGGATGGCCGGCTGTGCCCGGCGCGGCTTCGTCGCCGTCGAGCTCGACAACCTGGACTCCTGGACCCGCTCCCAGGGGCTGATGCGACGTCAGCACGCGGCCGCCTACGCCCGGTTGCTGACCGCTGGTGCCCACGCCCAGGGGTTGGCCGTCGCGCAGAAGAACACCGCGTCCCTGCTGGGCCAGGATCTCGGGTTCGACTTCGCGGTCGTCGAGGACTGCGCGCGCTGGGACGAGTGCCGGCGGTTCGCCGACGCGTTCGACGGCCGGGCCTTCCTGGTGGAGTACCGGACGCGGCGCTTCGAGCGGGCGTGCCGACAGGTAGGGGACGTCGTCTCGGTCCTGCTGCGGGACCGGCAGGTCACCCCCGGCGGGCCGTTCCGCACCTGCTGA
- a CDS encoding response regulator transcription factor — translation MLVLVGRGRSNDEIAVELCVSRATVKSHINRVFAKLGITSRVQAVVLRYEHGLVGSV, via the coding sequence GTGCTGGTGCTCGTCGGCCGCGGCCGGTCGAACGACGAGATTGCGGTGGAGCTCTGCGTCTCCCGCGCCACCGTGAAGTCCCACATCAACCGGGTCTTCGCCAAGCTCGGGATCACCAGCCGGGTGCAGGCGGTGGTGCTCCGCTACGAGCACGGGCTCGTCGGATCGGTGTGA
- a CDS encoding response regulator: protein MPVLDGIEATRRLVADGSPTRVLVLTTYDLDDLVHAALRHGAAGFVLKTTPVDRVVQGIELVADGA, encoded by the coding sequence ATGCCCGTCCTCGACGGCATCGAGGCGACCCGCCGGCTGGTCGCCGACGGGAGCCCGACGCGTGTGCTCGTGCTCACGACGTACGACCTCGACGACCTGGTGCACGCCGCGCTGCGGCACGGGGCCGCCGGGTTCGTGCTGAAGACGACCCCCGTGGACCGGGTCGTCCAGGGCATCGAGCTCGTGGCCGACGGAGCGTGA
- a CDS encoding vitamin B12-dependent ribonucleotide reductase, which produces MTKTVNKGGLKMQRVFSTAGTHPYDAINWERRDVVQTNWKTGETVFEQRGVEFPDFWSVNASTIVTTKYFRGAVGTDAREWSLKQLIDRVVHTYTKAGKEHGYFAADEDAEIFEHELTWLLVNQYFSFNSPVWFNVGTSSPQQVSACFILSVDDSMDSILNWYKEEGFIFKGGSGAGLNLSRIRSSKELLSSGGTASGPVSFMRGADASAGTIKSGGATRRAAKMVVLDVDHPDIVEFVETKAREEDKIRALRDAGFDMDLGGKDITSVQYQNANNSVRVSDEFMRAVEDGREFGLRARDTGEVIETVDARELFAKISKAAWECADPGLQYDDTINDWHTNPETGRITASNPCSEYMSLDNSSCNLASLNLLKFLKDDDTFDAELFAKAVEFIITAMDISICFADFPTESIGKTTVDYRQLGIGYANLGALLMAMGLGYDSEGGRSMAATITSLMTGTSYKRSAELAAIVGPYAGYQRNADAHKRVMRKHQSANDQVRVLHTEDGRVHKLATKAWADVIKLGEKNGFRNAQASVLAPTGTIGFMMDCDTTGIEPDFSLVKFKKLVGGGSMQIVNQTVPRSLKKLGYQPEQVEAIVAYIAEHGHVIDAPGLKQEHYEVYDTAMGARALAPMGHVRMMAACQPFLSGAISKTVNLPETATVEEISDIYLQSWKLGLKATAVYRDNCKVGQPLSGGKGENKGTDSNAKAAVAAVEPTVVEKVVYAPTRKRLPKSRVSRTTSFTVGGAEGYMTSGAHDDGELGEVFLKLGKQGSTLAGVMDAFSIAVSIGLQYGVPLETYVSKFTNLRFEPAGLTDDPDVRMAQSIMDYIFRRLALDYMSFEDRSMLGIYSADERQRHLETGSYEPIVEISEAEALKTDAPASEPVEATSSLQDVETKDTHGAEAREVPAKPTTGEAHTSAELFEKLTGTAVDSPLCMTCGTKMRPAGSCYVCEGCGSTSGCS; this is translated from the coding sequence ATGACGAAGACGGTGAACAAGGGGGGTCTGAAGATGCAGCGCGTCTTCAGCACGGCGGGCACGCACCCCTACGACGCGATCAACTGGGAGCGACGCGACGTCGTCCAGACCAACTGGAAGACCGGCGAGACCGTCTTCGAGCAGCGCGGAGTGGAGTTCCCCGACTTCTGGAGCGTCAACGCGTCGACCATCGTCACCACGAAGTACTTCCGTGGCGCGGTCGGCACCGACGCGCGTGAGTGGAGCCTCAAGCAGCTGATCGACCGCGTGGTGCACACCTACACCAAGGCGGGCAAGGAGCACGGCTACTTCGCGGCCGACGAGGACGCGGAGATCTTCGAGCACGAGCTCACCTGGCTGCTCGTCAACCAGTACTTCTCCTTCAACTCCCCGGTCTGGTTCAACGTCGGCACCTCCTCTCCCCAGCAGGTGTCCGCGTGCTTCATCCTCAGCGTCGACGACTCGATGGACTCGATCCTCAACTGGTACAAGGAGGAGGGGTTCATCTTCAAGGGCGGCTCTGGCGCCGGCCTCAACCTCTCCCGCATCCGCTCCTCCAAGGAGCTGCTCTCCTCGGGTGGCACCGCCTCCGGTCCGGTCTCCTTCATGCGCGGCGCGGACGCCTCCGCGGGCACCATCAAGTCGGGCGGCGCCACGCGTCGTGCGGCCAAGATGGTCGTCCTGGACGTCGACCACCCCGACATCGTCGAGTTCGTCGAGACCAAGGCGCGCGAGGAGGACAAGATCCGCGCCCTGCGCGACGCCGGGTTCGACATGGACCTGGGCGGCAAGGACATCACCTCCGTGCAGTACCAGAACGCCAACAACTCGGTGCGGGTCAGCGACGAGTTCATGCGCGCGGTCGAGGACGGCCGTGAGTTCGGGCTGCGCGCCCGCGACACCGGCGAGGTCATCGAGACCGTCGACGCCCGCGAGCTGTTCGCCAAGATCAGCAAGGCCGCCTGGGAGTGCGCCGACCCGGGTCTGCAGTACGACGACACGATCAACGACTGGCACACCAACCCCGAGACGGGCCGGATCACCGCGTCCAACCCGTGCTCGGAGTACATGTCGCTCGACAACTCCTCGTGCAACCTGGCGTCGCTCAACCTGCTGAAGTTCCTCAAGGACGACGACACCTTCGACGCCGAGCTGTTCGCGAAGGCGGTGGAGTTCATCATCACCGCGATGGACATCTCCATCTGCTTCGCCGACTTCCCGACCGAGTCGATCGGCAAGACCACCGTCGACTACCGCCAGCTCGGCATCGGCTACGCCAACCTCGGCGCCCTGCTGATGGCGATGGGCCTGGGCTACGACTCCGAGGGTGGCCGCTCGATGGCCGCGACGATCACCAGCCTGATGACCGGTACGTCGTACAAGCGCTCGGCCGAGCTCGCCGCGATCGTCGGCCCGTACGCCGGCTACCAGCGCAACGCCGACGCCCACAAGCGGGTCATGCGCAAGCACCAGTCGGCCAACGACCAGGTGCGGGTGCTGCACACCGAGGACGGCCGGGTGCACAAGCTGGCGACCAAGGCGTGGGCCGACGTGATCAAGCTGGGCGAGAAGAACGGCTTCCGCAACGCGCAGGCCTCGGTGCTCGCGCCCACCGGCACCATCGGCTTCATGATGGACTGCGACACCACCGGCATCGAGCCCGACTTCTCCCTGGTGAAGTTCAAGAAGCTCGTCGGCGGCGGCTCGATGCAGATCGTCAACCAGACCGTGCCGCGGTCGCTGAAGAAGCTGGGCTACCAGCCGGAGCAGGTCGAGGCGATCGTCGCCTACATCGCCGAGCACGGTCACGTGATCGACGCGCCGGGCCTCAAGCAGGAGCACTACGAGGTCTACGACACCGCGATGGGTGCGCGTGCGCTGGCCCCGATGGGCCACGTGCGGATGATGGCGGCCTGCCAGCCGTTCCTCTCGGGCGCCATCTCCAAGACGGTGAACCTGCCCGAGACCGCCACGGTCGAGGAGATCTCCGACATCTACCTGCAGTCGTGGAAGCTGGGGCTCAAGGCCACGGCCGTCTACCGCGACAACTGCAAGGTCGGCCAGCCGCTGTCGGGCGGCAAGGGCGAGAACAAGGGCACCGACTCGAACGCCAAGGCCGCCGTCGCCGCGGTCGAGCCGACCGTGGTGGAGAAGGTCGTCTACGCCCCCACCCGCAAGCGCCTGCCGAAGTCGCGCGTCTCCCGGACCACGTCGTTCACCGTCGGTGGCGCCGAGGGCTACATGACCTCGGGTGCGCACGACGACGGCGAGCTCGGCGAGGTCTTCCTCAAGCTCGGCAAGCAGGGCTCGACCCTGGCCGGCGTGATGGACGCCTTCTCGATCGCCGTGTCGATCGGCCTGCAGTACGGCGTCCCGCTGGAGACCTACGTCTCGAAGTTCACCAACCTGCGCTTCGAGCCCGCCGGCCTCACCGACGACCCGGACGTGCGGATGGCGCAGTCGATCATGGACTACATCTTCCGCCGCCTGGCGCTGGACTACATGTCCTTCGAGGACCGCTCGATGCTCGGCATCTACTCCGCCGACGAGCGTCAGCGCCACCTCGAGACCGGCTCCTACGAGCCGATCGTCGAGATCAGCGAGGCCGAGGCCCTGAAGACCGACGCCCCCGCGTCCGAGCCTGTCGAGGCCACCTCCTCGCTGCAGGACGTCGAGACCAAGGACACCCACGGCGCCGAGGCCCGCGAGGTCCCCGCCAAGCCGACCACCGGCGAGGCGCACACCTCCGCCGAGCTGTTCGAGAAGCTCACCGGGACCGCGGTCGACAGCCCGCTCTGCATGACGTGTGGGACCAAGATGCGTCCGGCCGGCTCGTGCTACGTGTGCGAGGGCTGCGGGAGCACCTCGGGCTGCTCGTGA
- the nrdR gene encoding transcriptional regulator NrdR yields the protein MHCPHCRHTDTRVLDSRVSDDGGQIRRRRTCQSCGKRFSTVEQMQLLVLKRSGATEPFTRDKAIHGVRKACKGRPVTEDQLACLGQAVEDALRSEGVAEVPAHEVGLAILAPLRELDEVAYLRFASVYRAFESAEDFEAEIAMLRAERPLPVPTG from the coding sequence ATGCACTGTCCGCACTGCCGGCACACCGACACGCGGGTCCTCGACTCCCGGGTCTCCGACGACGGCGGCCAGATCCGCCGCCGGCGTACCTGCCAGAGCTGTGGCAAGCGGTTCAGCACCGTCGAGCAGATGCAGCTGCTGGTCCTCAAGCGCTCCGGCGCCACCGAGCCCTTCACCCGCGACAAGGCGATCCACGGCGTGCGCAAGGCGTGCAAGGGTCGTCCGGTCACCGAGGACCAGCTCGCCTGCCTCGGCCAGGCCGTCGAGGACGCCCTGCGCAGCGAGGGGGTCGCCGAGGTGCCGGCCCACGAGGTGGGCCTGGCGATCCTGGCCCCGCTGCGCGAGCTCGACGAGGTCGCCTACCTGCGGTTCGCCTCCGTCTACCGCGCCTTCGAGAGCGCGGAGGACTTCGAGGCGGAGATCGCCATGCTGCGCGCAGAGCGCCCGCTGCCCGTCCCGACGGGATAG
- a CDS encoding LysM peptidoglycan-binding domain-containing protein, whose translation MSTMTLEHPVRLATVHELRPAACGPAPAVPVQRGAVRPEARRQQGSVRLTRRGRLVVFLTSLVAVLVAGVVFGAVSVATDKEGVAPATQVVMVDEGDTLWGIAAEIADDGDVRAVMNEIEQLNALDSSVVMLGQELRVPLEG comes from the coding sequence ATGAGCACCATGACCCTCGAGCACCCCGTCCGCCTCGCGACGGTGCACGAGCTGCGCCCGGCCGCCTGCGGTCCGGCGCCCGCCGTGCCCGTCCAGCGCGGCGCGGTGCGGCCTGAGGCTCGTCGCCAACAGGGCTCCGTGCGGCTCACCCGCCGCGGTCGTCTGGTCGTCTTCCTCACCTCGCTGGTCGCCGTGCTGGTCGCCGGCGTCGTCTTCGGCGCCGTCTCGGTGGCGACCGACAAGGAGGGCGTCGCGCCCGCGACGCAGGTCGTCATGGTCGACGAGGGCGACACCCTGTGGGGGATCGCGGCCGAGATCGCCGACGACGGCGACGTGCGCGCGGTGATGAACGAGATCGAGCAGCTCAACGCGCTCGACTCGAGCGTGGTGATGCTGGGCCAGGAGCTCCGCGTCCCGCTCGAGGGCTGA
- a CDS encoding GNAT family N-acetyltransferase, translating into MRDLLTTPMETIEADLAAFHAAVSKSPVFTTSDEPDATVYWSHLPLAACNVIATARIASADVPTRVPELLEPFRQRGLPFQWVTTPETTTPALEATLAQAGLTPHQAPAMHVNLEHPIDPLTPEHVYIDVAWPDHTEPAAATIFAGLGLSASASASHLGFLDTLDPADHQFFVARSMFTGEPQGAGSSHRRDGSVMFGNVTTLAQARGRGIEHALTGTMMNRARETGAGTATVIGTDSTYQALVALGFRTGFELVTWGWTPED; encoded by the coding sequence ATGCGCGATCTCCTGACCACCCCCATGGAGACCATCGAGGCCGACCTCGCGGCCTTCCATGCCGCGGTGTCGAAGTCCCCGGTCTTTACGACCAGCGACGAGCCGGACGCCACGGTCTACTGGTCCCACCTGCCGCTGGCCGCGTGCAACGTGATCGCCACGGCGCGGATCGCCTCCGCCGACGTGCCCACGCGGGTCCCCGAGCTGCTGGAGCCGTTCCGGCAGCGTGGCCTGCCGTTCCAGTGGGTGACCACCCCGGAGACCACCACCCCGGCCTTGGAGGCGACGCTGGCCCAGGCCGGGCTGACGCCGCACCAGGCGCCGGCGATGCACGTCAACCTCGAGCACCCGATCGACCCGCTGACTCCCGAGCACGTCTACATCGACGTGGCCTGGCCCGACCACACCGAGCCCGCCGCCGCGACGATCTTCGCCGGTCTCGGCCTCTCGGCCTCGGCCAGCGCGAGCCACCTCGGCTTCCTGGACACGCTCGACCCGGCCGACCACCAGTTCTTCGTGGCTCGCAGCATGTTCACCGGCGAGCCGCAGGGGGCCGGCAGCTCCCACCGTCGCGACGGCAGCGTCATGTTCGGGAACGTGACGACGCTGGCCCAGGCCCGCGGGCGCGGGATCGAGCACGCGCTCACCGGCACGATGATGAACCGGGCCCGGGAGACCGGTGCCGGCACGGCCACCGTGATCGGCACCGACTCGACGTACCAGGCGCTGGTGGCACTGGGCTTCCGCACCGGCTTCGAGCTGGTCACCTGGGGCTGGACGCCGGAGGACTGA
- the lexA gene encoding transcriptional repressor LexA has product MAKTRETSGKVVPMPDGPPDATGLTPRQQRILSTIKDSFEQRGYPPSMREIGQAVGLTSSSSVAHQLKVLEEKGYLKRDPNRPRALEVFLPEMMAARRAMGNADEASVDPTGIGDSMPAAQYVPVVGRIAAGGPILAEERVEDVFPLPKQLVGDGTLFLLEVSGDSMIDAAICHGDYVVIRQQPEAANGEIVAAMIDGEATVKTFQRKDGQVWLLPHNDAYEPIDGTHATILGKVTAVLRRM; this is encoded by the coding sequence ATGGCGAAGACGCGCGAGACCAGCGGCAAGGTCGTGCCGATGCCGGACGGTCCTCCGGACGCCACCGGGCTGACCCCGCGCCAGCAGCGCATCCTCTCCACCATCAAGGACTCCTTCGAGCAGCGCGGCTACCCGCCGAGCATGCGCGAGATCGGCCAGGCGGTCGGGCTGACCAGCTCGAGCAGCGTCGCGCACCAGCTCAAGGTGCTGGAGGAGAAGGGCTACCTCAAGCGCGACCCCAACCGGCCCCGCGCCCTCGAGGTCTTCCTGCCCGAGATGATGGCCGCCCGGCGGGCGATGGGCAACGCCGACGAGGCGAGCGTGGACCCCACGGGGATCGGCGACTCGATGCCCGCCGCGCAGTACGTCCCCGTCGTGGGCCGGATCGCCGCGGGCGGGCCGATCCTCGCCGAGGAGCGGGTCGAGGACGTCTTCCCGCTGCCCAAGCAGCTGGTCGGCGACGGCACCCTGTTCCTGCTCGAGGTCTCGGGCGACTCGATGATCGATGCGGCCATCTGCCACGGCGACTACGTGGTGATCCGCCAGCAGCCGGAGGCCGCCAACGGAGAGATCGTCGCGGCGATGATCGACGGCGAGGCCACGGTCAAGACCTTCCAGCGCAAGGACGGCCAGGTCTGGCTGCTCCCCCACAACGACGCCTACGAGCCGATCGACGGCACGCACGCCACGATCCTGGGCAAGGTCACGGCGGTCCTGCGCCGGATGTGA